In Erythrobacter litoralis HTCC2594, a single genomic region encodes these proteins:
- a CDS encoding ETC complex I subunit, translating to MAARIYQRPKSAMQSGKAKSEQWVLEFEQSEARRPDPLMGWTGSGDTQAQVSLTFPSKDAAKAYAQKYGIPARVHATPPKGLKLQAYADNFR from the coding sequence ATGGCAGCCCGTATCTACCAGCGCCCGAAGAGCGCGATGCAATCAGGCAAGGCGAAGAGCGAGCAATGGGTGCTCGAATTCGAGCAATCCGAAGCGCGCAGGCCCGATCCGTTGATGGGCTGGACCGGCAGCGGCGACACGCAGGCGCAGGTTTCGCTCACCTTCCCGAGCAAGGATGCGGCCAAGGCATATGCCCAGAAATACGGCATTCCCGCGCGCGTCCATGCCACGCCGCCCAAGGGGCTGAAGCTGCAGGCCTACGCCGATAATTTCCGTTGA
- a CDS encoding DNA polymerase III subunit gamma/tau encodes MGDSPDNSDAPPWQGEEQDSAPSAAELEAAGQNSMFGDPAAAEDTAAPAPSAPPPPVSAPSESSSQPYRVLARKYRPQTFSQLIGQEPMVRTLANAIERDRLAHAFLMTGVRGVGKTSTARLIAKSLNCIGPDGQGGPTIDPCGQCEPCTAIAEGRHIDVIEMDAASHTGVDDVREIIEAVRYAAVSARFKIYIIDEVHMLSRNAFNALLKTLEEPPAHVKFLFATTEVDKLPVTVLSRTQRFDLRRIPADLLQKHFGWVCEQEQVEAEDEALAMIAAAAEGSVRDGLSILDQAIAHADLDADGKVTATRVRDMLGLADKGAQRRMFGTILEGDAKALLAAIEDQYSLGVEPLALVRSQMELAHRITLAQLGGSLPGAVSEEEQAALTAWGEQLSQGQLHRLWQLLLKAYEEVKTAPDPLVSAQMGLLRLLHASELPDPGKLVKTLEILTANPPVQSPAPPPSDDPAATPTGEAGAEVPAPSDFASLVDRVEQAGHGFAASIMRLQLRVIECEERRLVFSRASSYTEEIAPQLREALLAATGQRWQLEERDWVDAPPSLMEQAEAREEEKKARIDGHPLVAATKTAFPDAEIIPEEETGAPRPQWSKSA; translated from the coding sequence ATGGGTGATTCACCGGATAATTCGGATGCGCCGCCGTGGCAGGGTGAGGAGCAGGACTCCGCTCCGAGTGCTGCCGAGCTTGAGGCGGCAGGCCAGAATTCGATGTTTGGTGACCCGGCGGCTGCAGAAGACACCGCTGCTCCCGCGCCGTCTGCACCTCCACCACCGGTTTCCGCCCCGTCGGAGAGTTCCAGCCAGCCCTATCGCGTCCTCGCACGCAAGTACCGGCCGCAGACATTCTCGCAGCTTATCGGGCAAGAGCCGATGGTGCGGACGCTGGCGAATGCGATTGAGCGCGACCGGCTGGCGCATGCCTTCCTGATGACCGGCGTGCGCGGTGTCGGCAAAACCTCGACCGCACGGCTGATTGCCAAGTCGCTCAATTGCATCGGGCCGGATGGGCAAGGCGGTCCGACAATCGATCCTTGCGGCCAGTGCGAACCGTGCACCGCGATTGCCGAGGGGCGTCATATCGACGTGATCGAAATGGACGCTGCGAGCCATACCGGCGTCGACGATGTGCGCGAAATCATCGAGGCGGTGCGATATGCGGCGGTCTCGGCCCGATTCAAGATCTACATCATCGACGAGGTGCACATGCTCTCGCGCAATGCTTTCAACGCATTGCTCAAGACGCTGGAAGAACCGCCCGCGCATGTGAAATTCCTCTTCGCGACCACCGAAGTCGACAAATTGCCGGTAACGGTGTTGAGCCGCACCCAGCGCTTCGACTTGCGGCGCATCCCTGCCGATCTCTTGCAGAAGCACTTCGGCTGGGTGTGCGAGCAAGAACAGGTCGAAGCCGAAGACGAAGCGCTGGCAATGATCGCCGCCGCTGCCGAAGGGTCCGTCCGCGACGGGCTCTCGATCCTCGACCAAGCCATCGCTCATGCCGACCTCGATGCGGACGGGAAAGTCACCGCCACCCGCGTGCGCGACATGCTGGGGCTGGCCGATAAAGGTGCTCAGCGCCGGATGTTCGGGACTATCCTCGAAGGTGATGCCAAGGCACTGCTCGCCGCTATCGAAGACCAGTATTCGCTCGGTGTCGAGCCGCTCGCGCTTGTGCGATCCCAGATGGAATTGGCTCACCGCATCACCCTCGCGCAATTGGGCGGCTCGCTCCCGGGTGCAGTGAGCGAGGAAGAGCAGGCTGCGCTTACGGCTTGGGGCGAACAGCTGTCGCAGGGTCAGCTGCATCGGCTCTGGCAATTGCTGCTCAAAGCCTACGAGGAAGTGAAGACGGCCCCTGACCCTCTGGTCTCGGCGCAGATGGGGTTGCTGCGCCTCCTGCATGCCTCCGAGTTGCCCGATCCGGGTAAGCTCGTGAAGACGCTGGAAATCTTGACCGCTAATCCGCCGGTACAAAGTCCCGCACCGCCCCCAAGCGATGATCCTGCAGCCACGCCGACCGGAGAGGCGGGCGCAGAAGTGCCTGCACCATCGGATTTCGCGTCCCTCGTCGATCGCGTCGAGCAGGCGGGACACGGATTTGCCGCCAGCATCATGCGCCTGCAATTGCGCGTAATTGAATGCGAAGAGCGGCGACTCGTGTTCAGTCGTGCTTCTTCCTACACCGAGGAGATTGCTCCACAACTGCGTGAGGCTTTGCTGGCCGCCACCGGCCAGCGCTGGCAGCTGGAGGAGCGCGATTGGGTAGATGCGCCGCCCAGCCTGATGGAACAGGCGGAAGCACGGGAAGAGGAAAAGAAAGCGCGGATCGACGGACATCCGCTGGTCGCCGCTACCAAGACTGCGTTTCCCGACGCGGAGATTATACCCGAAGAAGAGACGGGCGCCCCCCGCCCGCAATGGAGCAAGAGCGCATGA
- a CDS encoding YbaB/EbfC family nucleoid-associated protein, whose translation MKSMEEMIQAAQQAAETIQTQMNEAQAKLDAIEVEGVAGGGLVKVRCTAKGRILGVSIDDSLMKPEEKQMVEDLVAAAFNDARGKADRVSNDEMQKIQSGIGLPPGFNLPGMG comes from the coding sequence ATGAAATCGATGGAAGAAATGATCCAGGCGGCGCAGCAGGCCGCCGAGACGATCCAAACCCAGATGAACGAAGCCCAGGCGAAGCTCGACGCCATCGAAGTCGAGGGCGTCGCGGGCGGAGGCTTGGTCAAGGTGCGCTGCACCGCCAAGGGGCGTATCCTGGGCGTGTCGATCGACGACAGCCTCATGAAGCCCGAGGAAAAACAGATGGTCGAGGACCTCGTAGCCGCGGCCTTCAACGACGCCCGTGGCAAGGCCGACCGGGTATCGAACGACGAGATGCAGAAAATTCAGAGCGGGATCGGCCTGCCTCCCGGGTTCAACCTGCCGGGGATGGGCTGA
- the lon gene encoding endopeptidase La — MTQLYPLLPLRDIVVFPGMVVPLFVGRDKSVAALEAAMEASKDIMLLAQLDPGCDDPVREDLYDVGVVAQVLQLLKLPDGTVRVLVEGQTRARLSTMREEGDFVIAEVEPITADAISGSEITALMRSVIDQFGDYAKLNKRLGEGASDDLQEIEDAGQLADAIAAAINVKVSDKQSLLSEPDVRKRLEMVLSFMEGELSVLQVEKKIRGRVKRQMEKTQREYYLNEQLKAIQNELGGGDGEDGDELAELAEKIEKIKLSKEARAKATSELKKLRSMQPMSAEATVIRNYLDVLLGLPWGKKSRLKKDIGKAQEVLDADHYALEKVKDRIVEYLAVQARTNKLKGPILCLVGPPGVGKTSLGKSIARATGREFVRQSLGGVRDEAEIRGHRRTYIGSLPGKIVTNLKKAGASNPLFLLDEIDKLGQDFRGDPASALLEVLDPEQNSKFQDHYLELDIDLSDIMFVCTANSLNLPQPLLDRMEIIRLEGYTEDEKVEIATRHLLAKQVKAHGLKEEEFELTEDGLRDLIRYYTREAGVRTLEREIAKLARKSLRKILEKEIESVRITPENLSDFAGVRKFKHGMSEEEAQIGAVTGLAWTEVGGELLTIESVTTPGKGEIKTTGKLGEVMNESVAAAFSFVKARAPAYGIKPSIFQRKNIHIHLPEGAVPKDGPSAGIGMVTSIVSTLSGIAVRPDVAMTGEVTLRGRVLAIGGLKEKLLAALRGGIKTVLIPEDNVKDLAEIPENVKQGLEILPVSHVDEVLEQALVSPPEPIEWTEADDLASQPVNEVGQTGASPTAH; from the coding sequence ATGACACAGCTTTATCCATTGCTGCCGCTGCGCGACATCGTCGTGTTCCCGGGGATGGTGGTTCCCTTGTTCGTGGGCCGCGACAAATCGGTGGCTGCGCTGGAAGCCGCCATGGAAGCGAGCAAAGACATCATGCTGCTCGCGCAGCTTGATCCCGGCTGCGACGATCCGGTTCGCGAAGACCTGTATGATGTCGGCGTAGTTGCGCAGGTGCTGCAATTGCTCAAACTGCCAGATGGCACCGTGAGGGTCCTCGTCGAAGGCCAGACCCGTGCGCGCCTTTCGACCATGCGCGAAGAGGGCGACTTCGTGATTGCCGAGGTCGAGCCGATCACGGCGGATGCGATCTCCGGAAGCGAGATCACGGCCCTGATGCGGTCGGTGATCGATCAGTTCGGCGATTACGCCAAGCTCAACAAACGGCTGGGCGAAGGTGCATCGGACGATCTGCAGGAGATTGAAGATGCGGGCCAACTGGCCGATGCGATCGCAGCCGCCATCAACGTCAAGGTATCCGACAAGCAATCGCTCCTGAGCGAGCCCGACGTGCGCAAGCGCCTGGAAATGGTGCTGTCCTTCATGGAAGGCGAGCTGTCGGTGCTGCAGGTCGAGAAGAAAATTCGAGGTCGCGTCAAGCGGCAGATGGAGAAGACCCAGCGCGAATATTACCTCAACGAGCAGTTGAAGGCGATCCAGAACGAACTGGGTGGCGGCGACGGTGAAGACGGCGACGAACTCGCCGAACTGGCCGAGAAGATCGAAAAGATCAAACTTTCCAAGGAAGCCAGGGCCAAGGCCACCAGCGAGCTCAAAAAGCTGCGGAGCATGCAGCCGATGAGCGCCGAGGCGACGGTCATCCGCAATTACCTCGATGTGCTGCTCGGCCTGCCATGGGGCAAGAAGAGCCGCCTGAAGAAGGACATCGGCAAGGCGCAGGAAGTGCTCGACGCAGATCATTATGCGCTTGAGAAGGTCAAGGACCGGATCGTCGAATATCTGGCGGTGCAGGCGCGGACCAACAAGCTCAAGGGGCCGATCCTGTGCCTCGTGGGCCCTCCAGGCGTCGGCAAGACCTCGCTCGGAAAGTCGATCGCCCGGGCTACAGGCCGCGAATTCGTCCGGCAGTCGCTGGGCGGTGTGCGCGACGAGGCCGAGATCCGCGGTCACCGGCGTACCTACATCGGCTCGCTCCCCGGCAAAATCGTCACGAACCTGAAAAAGGCCGGGGCCAGCAACCCGCTGTTCCTGCTCGACGAGATCGACAAGCTGGGCCAGGATTTCCGGGGCGATCCGGCCTCGGCTCTGCTCGAGGTCCTGGATCCCGAACAAAACAGCAAGTTCCAGGATCACTATCTCGAACTCGATATCGACCTGTCGGACATCATGTTCGTCTGCACGGCCAATTCGCTCAACCTGCCGCAGCCCTTGCTCGACCGGATGGAGATCATCCGTCTGGAAGGCTACACCGAAGACGAGAAGGTCGAGATCGCGACCCGGCACCTGCTGGCGAAGCAGGTCAAGGCGCACGGGTTGAAGGAAGAGGAGTTCGAGCTCACCGAAGACGGGCTGCGCGACCTGATCCGCTATTACACGCGCGAAGCGGGCGTGCGCACACTCGAACGCGAAATCGCCAAGCTGGCGCGCAAGAGCCTGCGCAAGATTCTCGAAAAGGAAATCGAGAGCGTGAGGATCACGCCTGAAAACCTGTCCGACTTCGCCGGCGTGCGCAAGTTCAAGCACGGCATGAGCGAGGAAGAGGCGCAGATCGGCGCCGTGACCGGGCTCGCCTGGACCGAGGTCGGCGGAGAACTGCTGACCATCGAGAGTGTCACCACGCCAGGCAAAGGCGAGATCAAGACGACCGGCAAGCTCGGCGAGGTCATGAACGAATCGGTCGCCGCGGCGTTCAGTTTCGTGAAGGCGAGGGCGCCAGCCTATGGCATCAAGCCTTCGATCTTCCAGCGCAAGAACATCCACATCCACCTGCCCGAGGGGGCCGTGCCGAAGGATGGACCGAGCGCAGGCATCGGCATGGTGACGTCGATCGTTTCGACGCTCTCGGGAATCGCCGTGCGGCCGGATGTCGCGATGACGGGCGAAGTCACGTTGCGCGGTCGTGTGCTAGCGATCGGCGGGCTGAAGGAAAAGCTGCTCGCCGCGCTGCGGGGCGGGATCAAGACGGTTCTCATCCCGGAAGACAACGTCAAAGACTTGGCCGAGATACCCGAAAATGTGAAACAGGGGCTGGAGATCCTGCCGGTCAGTCATGTCGACGAGGTTCTCGAGCAAGCGCTGGTCAGTCCGCCGGAACCCATCGAGTGGACGGAAGCGGACGACCTCGCTAGCCAGCCGGTCAACGAGGTCGGCCAGACCGGCGCTTCACCTACCGCTCATTGA
- a CDS encoding HU family DNA-binding protein, translating into MNKNDLISAVADASGLSKSDASGAVEGVFDSITKALSNGDEVRLVGFGTFSVARRKASTGRNPRTGEPMTIKASNQPKFKAGKGLKDAVN; encoded by the coding sequence ATGAACAAGAACGATCTGATCAGCGCGGTTGCCGATGCCAGCGGCCTTTCCAAGAGTGACGCTTCGGGCGCCGTCGAAGGCGTTTTCGACTCGATTACCAAGGCCCTGTCGAACGGCGATGAAGTGCGTCTGGTCGGGTTCGGCACGTTCTCCGTCGCGCGCCGCAAGGCTTCGACCGGTCGGAACCCGCGTACCGGCGAGCCGATGACGATCAAGGCTTCCAACCAGCCGAAATTCAAGGCCGGCAAGGGTCTGAAAGACGCCGTCAATTAA
- the rlmB gene encoding 23S rRNA (guanosine(2251)-2'-O)-methyltransferase RlmB: MAKGERKRAMRGRAGRMQGGRGSGRATPGHVRLWGRHAVEAALLNPARVHRKLWATREGVASLDGELPPDFPVEYADVTDLARLVARDAPHQGLVLECEQLKDVYIDDVLEEGRPVVILDQVTDPHNVGAILRSAAAFDAAAIVTQDRHAPPESGVVAKSASGALETVPWVRVVNLARALDTLAERGYWRIGLTGNTEATLAEALPAGPVALVLGAEGEGMRHNIEAHCDALARLPISNAIESLNVSNAAAIALYAVATRAT, from the coding sequence ATGGCAAAGGGTGAACGCAAGAGAGCGATGCGCGGTCGCGCGGGCCGGATGCAGGGCGGGCGCGGCAGTGGCCGGGCGACGCCGGGGCATGTCCGGCTCTGGGGTCGGCACGCGGTCGAAGCCGCCTTGCTAAACCCCGCCCGCGTCCATCGCAAGCTGTGGGCGACGCGCGAAGGGGTCGCTTCGCTCGACGGCGAATTGCCGCCCGACTTCCCGGTCGAATATGCCGATGTCACCGACCTCGCCCGCCTTGTCGCACGCGATGCGCCGCACCAGGGTCTGGTGCTCGAATGCGAGCAATTGAAGGATGTGTACATCGATGACGTGCTGGAAGAGGGGCGCCCGGTGGTGATCCTCGACCAGGTCACCGACCCGCACAATGTTGGCGCCATCCTACGCTCCGCCGCCGCCTTCGATGCCGCCGCGATCGTGACGCAGGATCGCCATGCGCCGCCGGAATCCGGCGTTGTCGCCAAGTCCGCATCCGGCGCGCTGGAGACGGTGCCGTGGGTCCGCGTCGTGAACCTCGCCCGCGCGCTCGATACGCTGGCGGAGCGCGGCTACTGGCGGATCGGTCTTACAGGCAACACCGAGGCAACACTCGCGGAAGCCCTGCCGGCCGGGCCGGTCGCGCTGGTACTCGGCGCGGAAGGCGAAGGCATGCGGCACAATATCGAGGCGCATTGCGACGCCCTCGCCCGGCTGCCGATCAGTAACGCAATCGAAAGTCTCAACGTGTCCAATGCTGCCGCAATCGCGCTTTATGCCGTGGCCACACGCGCAACCTGA
- a CDS encoding beta-galactosidase, producing the protein MKLGVCYYPEHWPEERWPTDARMMRETGLKCVRIGEFAWSRIEPEPGRFEWDWLDRAIDVLASEGLEIILGTPTATPPKWLVDAMPDMVALDRQGRPRGFGSRRHYCFSHDGYREEAKRITRAVAERYGQHPAVVSWQTDNEYGCHDTVQSFSPAAREAFRVWLAERYGSIQALNEAWGNVFWSMEYRSFDAIELPNLTVTEANPSHWLAFRRFSSDQVLRFNQAQVDILRGRSPGRDITHNAMGFYTGYDHFALGEQLDVLGWDSYPLGFLEMFRFSDSDKIEYARTGHPDIAAFHHDLYRGCAKDGRWSVLEQQPGPVNWARYNPAPLDGMVHLWTVEAAAHGAEMLCYFRWRQAPFAQEQMHAGLLRPDGEPGPALAEAGQSAEALAALGDIGKPVRQAAIVFAYDAEWITQIQPQGEGLSALWAAFDCYSALRELGLNVDFVPPGASLEGYALVVVPCLPHVPEASIAALRGSGAQVVIGPRSGSKTAELTIPDALAPGALREVIPLRVVRSESLRPGLVHRGDGWELTRWLDHAEVDAEAELVSDDGVAACWRSGRFRYAAGWLTGSLLRQIVGRGAEDSGLEAISLSRGLRKVTTGRGVFWFNYGPGQAEVDGEQLGRACWRFVPT; encoded by the coding sequence ATGAAGCTCGGCGTTTGTTACTACCCCGAACATTGGCCCGAGGAGCGCTGGCCGACCGACGCAAGGATGATGCGCGAGACGGGCCTCAAGTGCGTCCGCATCGGCGAGTTCGCGTGGAGCCGGATCGAGCCGGAGCCGGGGCGGTTCGAGTGGGACTGGCTCGACCGTGCGATCGATGTGCTGGCGAGCGAAGGTCTTGAAATCATCCTCGGCACACCGACTGCGACACCGCCCAAATGGCTGGTCGATGCCATGCCCGACATGGTGGCGCTGGACCGACAGGGGCGCCCGCGCGGTTTCGGCTCGCGTCGGCACTACTGCTTTTCGCACGACGGCTATCGCGAGGAGGCCAAGCGCATCACCCGCGCTGTCGCAGAACGCTATGGCCAGCATCCCGCCGTGGTCAGCTGGCAAACCGACAATGAATACGGCTGCCACGATACGGTACAGAGCTTTTCGCCCGCTGCGCGCGAAGCCTTCAGAGTGTGGCTCGCCGAGCGCTACGGTTCGATCCAAGCGCTCAACGAGGCATGGGGCAATGTCTTCTGGAGCATGGAATATCGCAGCTTCGACGCAATCGAGCTGCCCAATCTTACGGTCACCGAAGCCAACCCCTCGCACTGGCTCGCCTTCCGCCGGTTCTCGTCGGACCAGGTGTTGCGCTTCAACCAGGCGCAGGTCGACATCCTGCGCGGCCGTTCGCCGGGCCGCGACATCACGCACAATGCGATGGGCTTCTACACCGGTTACGACCATTTCGCGCTCGGTGAGCAGCTGGATGTGCTCGGCTGGGACAGCTACCCGCTCGGCTTCCTGGAGATGTTTCGCTTCTCCGACAGCGACAAGATCGAATACGCGCGCACCGGCCACCCCGACATCGCCGCCTTCCATCACGATCTTTACCGCGGCTGTGCGAAGGACGGTCGGTGGAGCGTGCTCGAACAGCAACCGGGGCCGGTCAACTGGGCGCGCTATAACCCTGCTCCGCTTGATGGGATGGTGCATCTGTGGACCGTGGAAGCGGCGGCGCATGGGGCGGAGATGCTGTGCTATTTCCGCTGGCGGCAGGCGCCTTTCGCGCAGGAGCAAATGCATGCCGGGCTGCTGCGCCCGGACGGCGAACCGGGTCCGGCGCTCGCCGAGGCAGGGCAGTCTGCCGAGGCCCTCGCGGCGCTGGGCGACATCGGCAAGCCGGTCAGACAGGCCGCTATTGTCTTCGCCTACGATGCCGAATGGATCACCCAAATCCAGCCGCAAGGCGAAGGACTCTCGGCACTGTGGGCCGCATTCGACTGTTATTCGGCGCTGCGTGAGCTTGGGCTCAACGTCGATTTCGTGCCGCCGGGCGCATCGCTGGAAGGCTACGCCCTCGTGGTCGTCCCATGCCTGCCTCACGTGCCCGAAGCGTCGATTGCTGCCCTTCGAGGTTCGGGGGCGCAAGTCGTGATCGGGCCGCGGTCGGGGAGCAAGACCGCCGAGCTGACGATACCCGATGCGCTGGCACCGGGCGCTTTGCGCGAAGTGATCCCGCTTAGAGTTGTGCGAAGCGAGAGCTTGCGCCCCGGACTGGTGCATCGCGGTGACGGATGGGAATTAACGCGTTGGCTCGATCATGCCGAGGTCGACGCGGAAGCGGAACTGGTGAGCGACGATGGCGTGGCGGCCTGCTGGCGAAGCGGCCGCTTTCGCTATGCGGCGGGATGGCTGACGGGGTCGCTTTTGCGCCAGATCGTCGGCCGCGGTGCCGAGGATTCAGGTTTGGAGGCAATCTCGCTCTCGCGGGGACTACGCAAGGTGACGACCGGGCGCGGCGTCTTTTGGTTCAACTATGGGCCGGGTCAGGCTGAGGTCGATGGAGAGCAGCTGGGCCGTGCCTGCTGGCGATTTGTGCCGACGTAG